The following coding sequences lie in one Panicum virgatum strain AP13 chromosome 6N, P.virgatum_v5, whole genome shotgun sequence genomic window:
- the LOC120678910 gene encoding MADS-box transcription factor 26-like, which translates to MARGKVQLRRIENPVHRQVTFCKRRAGLLKKARELSVLCDAHIGIIIFSAHGKLYDLATTGTMEELIERYKTASGEAALQSDGGGGHRMDPKQETVVLQQEINLLQKGLRYIYGNRANEHMNVEELNALERYLEIWMYNIRSAKMQIMIQEIQALKSKEGMLKAANEVLQEKIVEQSGLLDVGMMVAAQQNGHFTVPLIEEITNPLTILSGYSNCRGSEMGYSF; encoded by the exons ATGGCGAGGGGCAAGGTGCAGCTGCGGCGCATCGAGAACCCGGTGCACCGGCAGGTGACCTTCTGCAAGCGCCGCGCCGGGCTGCTCAAGAAGGCCCGGGAGCTCTCCGTCCTCTGCGACGCCCACATCGGCATCATAATCTTCTCCGCGCACGGCAAGCTCTACGACCTCGCGACCACCGG AACCATGGAAGAACTGATCGAGAGGTACAAGACTGCCAGTGGGGAAGCGGCCCTGCAgagtgacggcggcggcggacacaGAATG GACCCAAAACAGGAAACTGTGGTGCTGCAACAGGAAATCAATCTGCTCCAGAAGGGCCTGAG GTACATCTACGGAAACAGGGCAAATGAACATATGAATGTTGAAGAACTGAATGCCCTAGAGAGGTACTTGGAGATATGGATGTACAACATCCGCTCCGCAAAG ATGCAGATAATGATTCAAGAGATCCAAGCACTGAAAAGCAAG GAAGGAATGTTGAAAGCTGCTAACGAAGTTCTCCAGGAAAAG ATAGTAGAACAGAGTGGTTTGCTCGACGTAGGCATGATGGTAGCAGCTCAGCAGAATGGGCATTTTACAGTCCCACTGATAGAAGAGATCACTAACCCACTGACTATACTGAGTGGCTATTCTAATTGTAGGGGCTCAGAGATGGGCTATTCCTTCTAA
- the LOC120678912 gene encoding succinate dehydrogenase subunit 6, mitochondrial-like yields MQAHLSSSSPLSPWIPLWNPHQPATAERESRHTTSPPSKGIQGISGPAAMGIGEHFEGVKQHWARNFAFLDYFKKVYGRAEPLPKWSDADVEEFIASDPVYGPQLKALRESRKFALAGALAGAAHLGGVAFKYSKAPHGVVLATGFGAITGAVLGSEVAEHWYQLYKMDKQGANLRFIYWWEDKVSGQKS; encoded by the exons ATGCAGGCCCATTTGTCATCGtcgtctcctctctctccctggaTCCCATTGTGGAATCCACACCAACCGGCAACCGCGGAGAGAGAGAGCCGCCACACCACCTCCCCGCCGTCGAAAGGAATCCAGGGGATCagcgggccggcggcgatggggatCGGGGAGCACTTCGAGGGCGTCAAGCAGCACTGGGCGCGCAACTTCGCCTTCCTCGACTACTTCAAGAAGGTCTACGGCCGCGCCGAGCCCCTCCCCAAGTGGTCCGACGCCGACGTCGAGGAGTTCATCGCCTCCGACCCGGTCTACGGGCCCCAG CTCAAGGCCCTGCGGGAGTCGAGGAAGTTCGCGCTCGCCGgggccctcgccggcgccgcccacctCGGCGGCGTTGCGTTCAAGTACTCCAAGGCGCCGCACG GCGTCGTGCTGGCCACCGGGTTCGGGGCGATCACCGGCGCCGTGCTGGGATCCGAGGTGGCGGAGCACTGGTACCAACTCTACAAGATGGACAAGCAGGGGGCCAACCTCAGGTTCATCTACTGGTGGGAGGACAAGGTTTCAG GTCAGAAGAGCTGA